A window of Pomacea canaliculata isolate SZHN2017 linkage group LG3, ASM307304v1, whole genome shotgun sequence contains these coding sequences:
- the LOC112560128 gene encoding uncharacterized protein LOC112560128, protein MKIVTFLVAAAVALAVQVLGKDSNSSEEWTDVVECFRILTNQTALSHSTGQLPAADVTRELFKAVCSTKDQFLECVDKTLSKAQGTSVLQHFRPLFNVSIVTEAYNDLCSNETVTQGDEDLSCLVNATALLPCYTEYYNYLFYLSVVKRFGSQERQLPDDVVNTLLCTLAEERRDCEVAALSKCSTKVGEVMQSFYQKTLPAVCQEDESDVRSRSEVSTPSDTTPTSG, encoded by the exons ATGAAGATTGTAACGTTTCTCGTTG ctgcagctgtggcACTAGCTGTCCAGGTGCTCGGAAAAGATTCGAACAGTAGCGAGGAATGGACTGACGTGGTGGAATGTTTTCGCATTCTAACCAACCAAACGGCTCTTTCTCACAGTACTGGACAACTCCCTGCCGCTGACGTCACTCGGGAACTTTTCAAAGCTGTCTGCAG CACAAAAGACCAATTTCTGGAGTGCGTGGACAAGACTCTCAGCAAGGCTCAGGGCACATCCGTGCTGCAACACTTCCGCCCTCTGTTCAATGTTTCTATTGTGACAGAGGCTTACAATGATCTCTGCAGCAACGAGACAG TAACCCAAGGTGACGAGGATCTGTCCTGCCTGGTGAACGCGACAGCTCTCTTACCATGCTACACCGAGTACTACAATTACCTGTTCTACCTGTCCGTCGTCAAGCGTTTTGGATCTCAAGAGCGACAACTCCCTGATGACGTGGTCAACACTCTTCTGTGCAC GTTGGCTGAGGAGCGGAGAGATTGCGAGGTGGCTGCTTTGAGCAAATGCAGCACCAAAGTGGGGGAAGTAATGCAATCTTTCTACCAGAAGACGTTGCCTGCCGTCTGCCAAGAGGACGAGAGTGATGTAAGGTCACGGTCAGAGGTCAGCACACCCTCTGACACAACGCCTACATCTGGGTGA